One window from the genome of Molothrus ater isolate BHLD 08-10-18 breed brown headed cowbird chromosome 5, BPBGC_Mater_1.1, whole genome shotgun sequence encodes:
- the NINJ2 gene encoding ninjurin-2, translated as MASDRDSANPHGMNPHLRVNGPMNINHYATKKSVAESMLDVALFMANVTQLKAVLEQGTSFQYYATLIVLISISLFFQVLIGILLIITARLNLNDIAKQPRLNILNNAATALIFITVILNIFITAFGVQKTGLYPSRNFGPY; from the exons GGCATGAATCCTCACCTCCGGGTCAACGGGCCCATGAACATCAACCACTACGCCACCAAGAAGAGCGTGGCGGAGAGCATGCTGGACGTGGCACTCTTCATGGCCAATGTCACCCAGCtcaaagctgtgctggagcagggcacgTCCTTCCAGTACTACGCCACCCTCATCGTGCTCATCAGCATCTCCCTCTTCTTCCAGGTGCTGATTGGGATTCTCCTGATCATCACTG CTCGTTTGAACCTGAATGATATTGCAAAGCAACCCCGCCTGAACATACTCAACAACGCTGCCACAGCTCTCATCTTCATCACAGTCATCCTCAACATCTTCATCACAGCCTTTGGGGTGCAGAAGACTGGCCTCTACCCTAGCAGGAATTTTGGCCCTTATTAA